Proteins encoded together in one Kitasatospora albolonga window:
- a CDS encoding TetR family transcriptional regulator, with translation MESSGTTRRQATRQRLYEAAVTLIAEQGFSATTVDEIAERAGVAKGTVYYNFKSKTELFEELLRHGVGLLTASLRAAAEESEERGGTRVEALDAMIRAGLAFIDRYPAFTQLYVAELWRTNRAWQSTLLVVRQEAVAVVESVLREAVKSGELSEEIDIPLTAAALVGMVLVAALDWQAFQPERSIDEVHSALSLLLHGRVSGH, from the coding sequence ATGGAAAGCAGTGGCACCACGCGCCGCCAGGCCACCCGGCAGAGGCTCTACGAGGCGGCGGTGACCCTCATCGCCGAGCAGGGGTTCTCGGCGACCACCGTGGACGAGATCGCCGAACGGGCCGGGGTCGCCAAGGGCACGGTCTATTACAACTTCAAGAGCAAGACCGAGCTGTTCGAGGAGCTGCTCCGGCACGGCGTCGGGCTCCTCACCGCCTCGCTGCGGGCCGCTGCCGAGGAGTCCGAGGAGCGCGGCGGCACCCGGGTCGAGGCGCTGGACGCGATGATCCGGGCCGGTCTCGCCTTCATCGACCGCTACCCGGCCTTCACCCAGCTGTACGTGGCCGAGCTCTGGCGCACCAACCGCGCCTGGCAGTCCACGCTGCTGGTGGTGCGGCAGGAGGCCGTCGCGGTGGTGGAGAGCGTGCTGCGCGAGGCGGTGAAGAGCGGTGAGCTCAGCGAGGAGATCGACATCCCGCTGACGGCCGCGGCCCTGGTCGGGATGGTGCTGGTGGCGGCGCTGGACTGGCAGGCGTTCCAGCCGGAGCGCTCGATCGACGAGGTCCACTCGGCGCTGTCGCTGCTGCTGCACGGGCGGGTCAGCGGGCACTGA